The proteins below are encoded in one region of Takifugu rubripes chromosome 1, fTakRub1.2, whole genome shotgun sequence:
- the cox10 gene encoding protoheme IX farnesyltransferase, mitochondrial codes for MYITPCSRLSGLIGVNLKRKLVQNVPKCNPIARSLIQLHRRCPSNWLTYQHLNFLKRQYVSKSSSELHQRAIPKQAQVLNIVDERDDSTERQVQRVPAFDPVSPESATPEPPEPPNVKLASQDVAVENSRLSGTIGTPHVETPHVQVETDEAKEARLDRQWKQLKLDVADLPGIYSRLSKIKLTALVVTTAAAGYAMAPVPFDPLTFVVASLGTGLASCAANSINQYFEVPFDSNMNRTKNRPLVRGQISPLHAVTFALACGVPGVTLLTLAVNPLTGLLGALNIFLYTCCYTPLKRLSIANTWVGAVVGAIPPVMGWTAATGCLEPGALLLGALLYSWQFPHFNALSWNLREDYSRGGYRMMSVTHPGLCKRVALRHSLGLVGLSALAPAVDLTTWAFPVVSLPINLYISYLAVRFYHKSDRSNARKLFFCSLWHLPMLLLLALTCKKPRRDADAPAPAAASPADCMVS; via the exons GTTTGATTGGCGTAAATCTGAAACGGAAGTTAGTTCAAAATGTTCCCAAATGTAATCCAATTGCTCGCAGCCTTATTCAGCTGCACAGAAGATGTCCCTCAAACTGGCTCACATATCAGCACCTCAACTTCCTGAAACGCCAA tatgTGTCAAAGAGTAGCAGCGAGCTTCATCAACGTGCCATCCCCAAACAGGCCCAAGTCCTAAATATTGTGGATGAGAGAGATGACAGCACTGAAAGGCAAGTGCAGAGAGTACCAGCTTTTGATCCAGTTAGTCCAGAATCTGCAACTCCTGAACCTCCTGAACCACCCAACGTGAAGCTTGCTTCACAAGATGTGGCAGTCGAGAACAGTCGCCTCTCCGGTACGATAGGGACCCCTCATGTCGAGACTCCTCATGTCCAGGTGGAGACAGATGAGGCAAAGGAAGCACGTTTGGACAGACAATGGAAGCAGCTTAAACTGGATGTGGCTGACTTGCCAGGTATCTACTCCAGGCTCTCCAAAATCAAACTGACAG CGTTGGTGGTTACAACAGCAGCCGCTGGTTATGCAATGGCTCCGGTGCCCTTTGACCCTCTGACCTTTGTCGTGGCCTCCCTGGGAACGGGTCTCGCCTCATGTGCCGCAAATTCAATTAACCAG TACTTCGAGGTGCCCTTCGACTCCAACATGAACCGAACCAAGAACCGCCCGCTGGTCCGAGGACAAATCAG CCCCCTCCACGCCGTGACCTTTGCCCTGGCCTGTGGAGTTCCTGGCGTCACCCTGCTAACGCTGGCCGTTAACCCCCTGACGGGCCTTCTGGGTGCCCTCAACATCTTCCTCTACACTTGTTGTTACACGCCGCTCAAGAGGCTCAGCATCGCCAACACCTGGGTGGGGGCGGTGGTGGGCGCCATCCCGCCCGTCATGGGCTGGACCGCCGCTACAGGCTGTCTGGAGCCAG GTGCCCTGCTGCTGGGGGCGTTGCTGTACAGCTGGCAGTTCCCGCACTTCAACGCCCTCAGCTGGAACTTGAGGGAAGACTACTCGCGCGGCGGCTACCGCATGATGTCCGTCACCCACCCGGGCCTGTGCAAGCGGGTGGCCCTGCGCCACAGCCTGGGCCTGGTCGGCCTGTCCGCCTTGGCGCCCGCGGTGGACCTGACCACGTGGGCGTTCCCCGTGGTCTCGCTGCCCATCAACCTGTACATCAGCTACCTGGCCGTCCGCTTCTACCACAAGTCGGACCGCAGCAACGCCCGGAAGCTGttcttctgcagcctgtggcACCTgcccatgctgctgctgctggcgctcACCTGCAAGAAGCCGCGCCGGGACGCCgacgcccccgcccccgccgccgcctcgcCGGCGGACTGTATGGTGTCGTAG